A genomic stretch from Desulfohalobium retbaense DSM 5692 includes:
- the nadA gene encoding quinolinate synthase NadA has translation MSQSISESIRTAKRQWGEDLVILGHHYQHDEVIEHTDIAGDSLELARKIPDQRAKHIVFCGVDFMAETASILAQPEQQVYMPDHTASCVMADMAPAPLVSRILENLHREGRRVIPLAYVNSSAAIKALCGQYGGSVCTSANAPTMLKWAMQQGDQVLFLPDQHLGVNTARQLGLSAQDWHKLDIRGGGTRLDHSAIEQATLLLWPGLCAVHARFHLDHIQAIRESEPEARILVHPECHPEVVQAADGAGSTSFLIRAVQEASAGSTLYIGTECNLVYRLRDRYRETLSIHPLRVSACSNMGKTSASKLASLLETLPDAPIMSVDPSIQAPALLALERMLEACRPGR, from the coding sequence ATGTCCCAATCCATCTCCGAGTCCATCCGTACAGCCAAACGGCAATGGGGCGAGGACCTGGTCATCCTCGGACACCATTACCAGCATGACGAGGTCATCGAGCACACTGATATTGCTGGCGACTCTTTGGAACTGGCGCGGAAAATTCCCGACCAGCGAGCCAAACATATTGTCTTTTGCGGCGTGGATTTCATGGCCGAAACCGCCTCTATCCTGGCCCAGCCGGAGCAACAGGTCTATATGCCGGACCACACGGCCTCCTGTGTCATGGCTGACATGGCCCCGGCTCCGCTGGTCTCCCGCATCCTGGAGAACCTTCACCGTGAGGGGCGCCGGGTCATTCCCCTGGCTTACGTCAATTCCTCAGCGGCCATCAAAGCCCTCTGCGGGCAGTATGGCGGCTCGGTCTGCACCTCCGCCAACGCCCCAACAATGCTCAAGTGGGCCATGCAACAGGGAGATCAGGTCCTGTTTCTCCCGGATCAGCATCTCGGCGTCAATACAGCCCGCCAACTCGGGCTTTCCGCTCAAGATTGGCACAAACTCGACATCCGTGGCGGCGGCACCCGGCTCGACCACTCGGCCATTGAACAAGCGACGCTCTTGCTGTGGCCTGGACTGTGTGCAGTCCACGCCCGCTTCCACCTCGACCATATCCAGGCTATCCGGGAATCCGAACCTGAGGCCAGAATTCTGGTCCACCCGGAATGCCACCCTGAGGTGGTGCAGGCCGCAGACGGGGCGGGGTCGACCTCATTTCTCATCCGTGCTGTGCAAGAGGCCTCCGCAGGCTCCACATTGTATATCGGTACGGAATGCAACCTGGTCTATCGACTTCGCGATCGATACCGGGAAACGCTGTCCATCCACCCCCTGCGCGTAAGTGCCTGCTCCAACATGGGCAAGACCAGTGCATCAAAACTCGCCTCACTCCTCGAAACCCTCCCGGACGCGCCGATCATGAGCGTGGACCCGAGCATCCAAGCCCCGGCCCTCCTTGCGCTGGAACGCATGCTGGAGGCTTGTCGGCCGGGACGATAA
- the clpA gene encoding ATP-dependent Clp protease ATP-binding subunit ClpA, whose product MLSKELERIFASAVHEVKRRQHEFLTLEHILYAYVQDTNGKAFLHHCGANLKELKTELEQFFVNHLEVYPSGQSREVIQTLSVQRVLQRAIMHMQSAGKEAVQVGDLLASLLEEEESYAAYYLRHQGVERLDVLEYLSHGQEHQTAEESAESKGSSALDQYAVDLIQRARDGMIDPLIGREGELQRTVQVLARRRKNNPIYVGDPGVGKTALAEGLARNIVNKEVPESFQDARLFSLDMGALLAGSKYRGDFEARLKAVIKELTQMDKAILFIDEIHTIVGAGATSGGSMDASNILKPVLASGELRCIGSTTYEEYKNHFEKDRALSRRFQKIEVPEPSEADSIAILQGLRPYYERHHGIQYTTAAIRAAVELTSRYVSDKYLPDKAIDVVDEAGALFRLETGKKRRKRVTPKDIEKVVASVAKVPIKSVSHSDKERLAHLDSELKGVVFGQDKAVSVIGQSIKRSRAGLREAGKPVGNFLLVGPTGVGKTELAKQLSNVLGIHFMRFDMSEYMEKHAVARLIGAPPGYVGFDQGGLLTDAVRKHPHCVLLLDEVEKAHPDLFNILLQVMDYATLTDNNGRKADFRHVVLLMTSNAGAREMSSKSIGFGQESAGEKTNKGVRAAEQLFSPEFRNRLDAIVPFAPLSQALMEQIVDKFIAELNAQLAEKRVHIHLQPKAKAVLARKGYDPDYGARPLGRVLQEEIKDKLADAMLFGKLQDGGEVVVGTRKSGTEDQLSLRFQSRDSKS is encoded by the coding sequence ATGCTCAGTAAGGAACTTGAGAGAATATTCGCGTCGGCAGTTCACGAAGTAAAAAGGCGTCAGCATGAGTTCCTGACGCTCGAACATATATTGTATGCATATGTCCAAGATACGAACGGGAAGGCCTTTTTGCACCATTGCGGGGCGAATCTCAAAGAATTGAAGACTGAACTTGAGCAGTTCTTTGTGAACCACCTCGAGGTCTATCCGAGTGGACAATCCAGAGAAGTCATCCAGACCTTAAGCGTCCAGCGGGTTTTGCAACGCGCGATCATGCACATGCAATCCGCGGGCAAGGAAGCGGTTCAGGTCGGCGATCTTCTGGCCTCGCTTCTCGAGGAAGAGGAGTCCTACGCAGCCTACTATTTGCGCCATCAGGGCGTCGAGCGATTGGATGTACTCGAATACCTCTCCCACGGCCAGGAACACCAGACTGCTGAGGAAAGCGCCGAGAGCAAGGGCAGTTCAGCCCTGGACCAGTATGCGGTGGATCTGATCCAGCGCGCCAGGGACGGCATGATCGACCCCTTGATCGGTCGCGAAGGAGAGCTGCAGCGGACCGTGCAAGTGCTGGCCCGGCGGCGGAAAAACAACCCCATTTATGTCGGGGATCCCGGCGTGGGCAAGACCGCCTTGGCCGAGGGGCTGGCTCGGAACATCGTGAATAAAGAGGTGCCGGAGTCGTTTCAGGACGCGCGCCTCTTCAGCCTCGATATGGGGGCCTTGTTGGCCGGCAGTAAATACCGCGGCGATTTTGAGGCGCGTTTGAAGGCTGTGATCAAGGAATTGACCCAGATGGACAAGGCCATCTTGTTCATCGATGAGATCCACACCATTGTTGGGGCCGGCGCTACCAGCGGCGGCAGCATGGATGCCTCCAATATCCTCAAGCCGGTCTTGGCCTCCGGGGAGTTGCGGTGTATTGGATCGACCACATATGAAGAGTACAAAAACCATTTTGAAAAAGACCGCGCCCTGTCCAGGCGATTTCAGAAGATTGAGGTCCCGGAGCCGTCCGAAGCCGACTCGATCGCGATCCTTCAAGGGTTGCGTCCCTATTACGAACGGCACCACGGTATCCAGTACACGACCGCAGCCATCCGGGCCGCCGTGGAACTGACCTCACGGTATGTTTCAGACAAATATCTTCCGGACAAGGCCATAGATGTTGTCGATGAGGCCGGCGCTTTGTTCCGTCTGGAGACGGGGAAGAAGCGGCGCAAGCGTGTGACCCCGAAGGATATCGAGAAAGTTGTGGCCAGTGTCGCCAAGGTCCCGATCAAAAGTGTCAGCCATTCGGACAAGGAGCGGTTGGCGCACCTCGACTCTGAACTCAAAGGGGTCGTCTTTGGTCAAGACAAGGCGGTTTCGGTCATCGGCCAGTCGATCAAGCGTTCCCGGGCCGGATTGCGGGAAGCTGGAAAGCCGGTGGGCAATTTCCTGCTGGTCGGCCCCACGGGTGTGGGCAAGACCGAATTGGCCAAGCAGCTGTCCAACGTGCTGGGCATTCACTTTATGCGCTTTGACATGAGTGAATACATGGAAAAGCACGCGGTGGCCCGGCTTATCGGGGCGCCCCCTGGCTATGTGGGCTTTGATCAGGGCGGTTTGTTGACCGACGCGGTGCGCAAGCATCCCCATTGCGTCCTGCTTTTGGACGAGGTCGAAAAAGCGCATCCGGACCTGTTTAATATCTTGCTTCAGGTCATGGATTACGCGACATTGACGGACAATAACGGCCGTAAGGCGGATTTTCGTCACGTCGTTTTGCTTATGACCTCGAATGCCGGGGCCCGGGAAATGAGCAGCAAGAGCATCGGTTTTGGCCAGGAATCGGCCGGCGAAAAGACCAACAAAGGGGTCCGGGCTGCAGAACAATTGTTCAGCCCCGAATTCCGTAACCGCCTGGATGCCATTGTCCCCTTTGCTCCGCTGAGTCAGGCGCTGATGGAACAGATCGTGGACAAATTCATTGCCGAACTCAATGCCCAACTCGCTGAGAAACGAGTTCATATCCATCTCCAACCCAAGGCGAAAGCGGTACTGGCCCGCAAAGGATATGATCCCGACTATGGCGCTAGGCCGCTTGGGCGCGTTCTCCAGGAAGAGATCAAGGACAAGCTTGCTGACGCCATGCTGTTCGGTAAGCTGCAGGACGGGGGAGAAGTCGTTGTTGGGACACGCAAATCCGGAACAGAGGATCAACTGAGTTTGCGTTTCCAGTCGCGCGATTCCAAGAGCTAA
- the nadC gene encoding carboxylating nicotinate-nucleotide diphosphorylase translates to MALFETFFTSNRLAYLEHHLDLTLKEDGRDLTSEAVFAVSDVSQGKVVAKQEGVLAGIPLVPLVLDKCAPTDGPGWELDFSLPDGTWLWPGTVVARFTGQTRHLLQAERVILNFVCHLSGIATLTAHYARLISDSRTRLLDTRKTLPGLRYLEKYAVLVGGGTNHRMDLEEMVMLKDNHIDRAGSISQAVARVRTQYTPCPPIEVECRTLAEVEEAAAAKVERIMLDNMDLPTLEAALERIPSTIESEISGGVDETTIARLAECGADFISVGRLTHSAPALDLSMRCDPLAPESQTGNA, encoded by the coding sequence ATGGCCTTATTCGAGACTTTCTTTACCTCGAACCGGCTCGCGTATTTGGAGCACCATCTTGATCTCACGCTCAAGGAAGACGGACGGGACCTGACCTCTGAAGCCGTCTTTGCTGTCTCTGACGTGAGCCAGGGGAAGGTGGTGGCCAAACAGGAAGGGGTTTTGGCGGGAATCCCGCTCGTGCCGTTAGTGCTCGACAAATGCGCACCAACCGACGGTCCGGGCTGGGAGTTGGATTTTAGCCTGCCGGACGGCACGTGGCTCTGGCCTGGGACAGTTGTGGCCCGTTTTACAGGGCAGACCCGTCACCTGCTGCAGGCTGAGCGGGTCATCCTCAACTTCGTGTGCCACCTCTCAGGTATAGCCACGCTGACCGCCCATTATGCCCGGCTCATCAGCGACAGCCGGACACGCCTCCTGGATACCCGGAAAACCTTGCCCGGACTCCGATATTTGGAGAAATACGCTGTCCTGGTGGGAGGGGGCACAAACCACCGCATGGACCTCGAAGAAATGGTCATGCTCAAGGACAATCACATAGACAGAGCCGGCAGTATCTCCCAGGCCGTAGCCAGAGTCCGCACCCAGTACACCCCGTGTCCGCCCATTGAAGTGGAGTGCCGGACACTTGCAGAGGTGGAAGAGGCCGCTGCCGCCAAGGTTGAACGCATCATGCTGGACAACATGGATCTGCCGACCCTGGAGGCGGCCCTGGAACGCATTCCATCCACTATAGAAAGTGAGATCAGCGGCGGTGTTGACGAAACCACTATCGCTCGCCTGGCTGAATGCGGCGCGGATTTCATTTCCGTGGGGCGCCTGACCCATTCCGCTCCAGCCCTGGACCTGAGTATGCGCTGCGACCCGCTTGCCCCAGAATCCCAAACGGGTAATGCGTGA
- a CDS encoding glutamate synthase-related protein — translation MPANTAITPSTLSLKDLPWQIDWNKDKCTLCGRCTSVCPVQAIDLGVFRKREIATPLGLCGRPENSFSIFYGIRQHTDPAKACIGCAMCSMVCPNDAIKPVRSDETDKLRWHNNRGGRPRTRGGRRNNGDSLLDQIKFMRISMLTDPALDAGRHEFELRTLIGRVLPPEKALHAYRENGWTPPVREIYPLLIGGMSFGALSPNMWEGLQMGVAYLNEELGMPVRMCTGEGGCPPRLLRSRFLKYVILQIASGYFGWDEIIHAIPHMKEDPCAVEIKYGQGAKPGDGGLLMWHKVNELIAAIRGVPPRVSLPSPPTHQTKYSIEEAVAKMIQSMSMAWGFRVPVYPKISGSSTALAVLNNLTRNPYAAGLAIDGEDGGTGAAYNISMDHMGHPISSNIRDCYLNLVKLGQQNELPLIAGGGIGKNGNLAANAAALIMLGASAVQVGKYVMQAAAGCIGSESDRCNVCNIGICPKGITSQDPRLYRRLDPEKVAERVVDFYVSFDTEMRKIVAPLGRSTSLPIGMSDALGISDYHAAQRLQIKYMV, via the coding sequence ATGCCGGCAAACACAGCCATTACCCCATCAACACTAAGCCTCAAAGACCTGCCCTGGCAGATCGACTGGAATAAGGACAAATGCACCCTCTGCGGCCGCTGCACCTCGGTCTGCCCTGTCCAGGCCATTGACCTCGGCGTCTTTCGCAAACGAGAAATCGCCACCCCGCTGGGACTGTGCGGCCGTCCGGAAAATTCCTTTTCCATTTTTTACGGTATTCGGCAGCACACCGATCCGGCTAAGGCCTGCATCGGATGCGCCATGTGCTCTATGGTTTGCCCCAACGACGCCATCAAACCGGTACGCAGTGATGAGACCGACAAACTCCGGTGGCACAACAACAGGGGCGGGCGTCCCCGGACCCGCGGCGGGCGCCGCAACAACGGCGATAGTCTGCTGGACCAGATCAAATTCATGCGCATCTCCATGCTCACGGACCCCGCCCTGGACGCCGGCCGCCACGAATTTGAACTGCGAACGCTCATCGGACGCGTTTTACCTCCAGAAAAAGCTTTACACGCCTATCGCGAAAATGGCTGGACCCCACCCGTTCGCGAGATCTACCCCCTGTTGATCGGCGGCATGTCCTTTGGCGCCTTGTCCCCGAATATGTGGGAAGGCCTCCAAATGGGAGTCGCCTATCTCAATGAAGAATTGGGCATGCCGGTGCGCATGTGCACCGGGGAAGGGGGGTGTCCGCCGCGCCTTTTGCGCTCGCGGTTCCTCAAATACGTCATTCTCCAGATCGCCAGCGGCTATTTCGGCTGGGACGAGATCATCCACGCCATCCCGCACATGAAAGAAGACCCTTGTGCCGTGGAGATCAAATACGGCCAGGGCGCCAAACCCGGCGACGGCGGCCTGCTCATGTGGCACAAGGTCAATGAACTCATCGCCGCCATTCGCGGTGTGCCGCCGCGGGTCAGTCTGCCCAGCCCGCCCACGCACCAGACCAAATACTCCATTGAAGAGGCCGTGGCCAAAATGATCCAGTCCATGTCCATGGCCTGGGGCTTCCGCGTCCCGGTCTACCCGAAGATCTCCGGGTCATCGACCGCCCTGGCCGTGCTCAATAACCTGACCCGCAATCCCTATGCGGCTGGGCTGGCCATTGATGGCGAAGACGGTGGGACTGGCGCCGCCTACAACATCTCCATGGATCACATGGGCCATCCCATCAGCTCCAACATCCGGGATTGCTACCTCAATCTCGTCAAGCTCGGCCAGCAAAACGAACTGCCGCTGATCGCCGGCGGTGGCATCGGCAAGAACGGCAATCTGGCTGCCAATGCCGCGGCCTTGATCATGCTCGGTGCCAGCGCTGTCCAGGTCGGCAAATACGTCATGCAGGCCGCGGCCGGCTGCATTGGCTCCGAGAGCGACCGCTGCAACGTCTGCAATATCGGGATTTGCCCCAAAGGGATCACTTCGCAGGATCCCCGCTTGTATCGCCGGCTGGACCCGGAAAAGGTCGCTGAACGGGTGGTTGACTTCTACGTCAGCTTCGACACGGAAATGCGCAAAATCGTCGCCCCCCTGGGACGCTCGACCTCCCTGCCCATCGGCATGTCTGACGCCCTGGGCATCAGCGATTACCACGCAGCCCAGCGCCTGCAGATCAAGTACATGGTATAA
- the nadB gene encoding L-aspartate oxidase — protein MDNQRVRVSTLVIGSGIAGCTAALQLAYQGQEVTLLTAGSGLDDGNTALAQGGIVYRSEDDDPSYLESDILKAGWDYNYRRAVRYLSRRGPKVVKEFLLERIKIPFDRDSSDVCRLVREGGHSKARILYCADFTGRAIMQGLQEAVLGEPHITVLTKRTAIDLLTSYHHSERLEFKYHLDNQAVGAYVYNGHTGEVQTILADHTVLATGGLGQIFLHTTNTAASIGSGLAMSFRAGAMTMNTEFVQFHPTALYQRGDWRFLISEAVRGEGARLVNEAGEPFMQWYDERGDLAPRDVVTRAIVDEMLTRGEECVFLDAANHVDLDLKERFPTIYRKCRSVGIDITKDPIPVVPAAHYSCGGVLVNIHGQTTLPRLYAAGECTCTGVHGANRLASTSLLEALLWGWSAARDIGYKRPFQNTLDQRLADSIPDWVCPGYNHNEDPALIAQDWATIRNTMWNYVGITRTTPRLKRAFEDLRALNKRIHDFYRETPISKPLIDLFHGCQAAYVVTNAALRNKQSIGCHYRQE, from the coding sequence ATGGATAACCAACGCGTTCGGGTCTCGACCCTGGTCATCGGTTCCGGGATCGCCGGCTGCACAGCCGCTCTCCAACTCGCCTACCAGGGTCAGGAGGTCACCCTCCTCACGGCCGGCAGTGGCCTGGATGACGGAAATACCGCTCTGGCCCAGGGCGGGATTGTCTACCGTTCCGAGGACGACGACCCTTCCTACCTTGAGAGCGACATCCTCAAAGCCGGTTGGGATTACAATTACCGGCGGGCCGTACGCTACCTCAGCCGCCGTGGGCCGAAGGTGGTTAAAGAATTCCTCCTGGAGCGCATCAAGATCCCTTTTGACCGCGACTCAAGCGATGTCTGCCGGCTCGTGCGCGAAGGCGGCCACAGCAAGGCCCGAATCCTGTATTGCGCCGACTTTACCGGGCGGGCTATCATGCAGGGGCTCCAGGAGGCCGTCCTGGGAGAGCCGCACATCACCGTATTGACCAAACGCACGGCCATTGATCTCCTGACCTCCTACCACCACAGCGAACGGCTCGAATTCAAGTACCATCTGGATAATCAGGCGGTCGGAGCCTATGTGTATAACGGCCATACCGGAGAAGTGCAGACCATCCTGGCCGACCACACCGTCCTGGCCACCGGCGGACTGGGACAGATATTCCTGCACACCACCAATACCGCTGCCTCCATCGGTTCTGGCCTGGCCATGTCCTTCCGGGCCGGGGCCATGACCATGAACACCGAATTCGTTCAATTCCACCCTACAGCCCTATATCAGCGCGGCGATTGGCGCTTCCTTATTTCAGAAGCGGTGCGCGGGGAAGGCGCCAGGCTGGTCAACGAAGCTGGGGAACCCTTCATGCAATGGTATGACGAACGCGGCGACCTGGCACCCCGCGACGTGGTCACCCGGGCCATTGTCGATGAAATGCTGACCCGGGGGGAGGAATGCGTCTTTCTCGACGCGGCCAACCATGTCGATCTGGACCTGAAAGAACGCTTTCCGACCATCTACCGCAAATGCCGGTCTGTGGGCATCGATATCACCAAAGACCCCATTCCTGTCGTGCCCGCGGCGCACTATTCCTGTGGCGGGGTTCTGGTCAACATCCACGGTCAAACCACCCTGCCCCGGCTCTATGCCGCTGGCGAATGTACCTGTACCGGCGTCCACGGCGCCAATCGCCTGGCGAGCACCTCTCTTCTCGAGGCTTTGCTGTGGGGCTGGAGCGCAGCCCGCGACATCGGCTACAAGAGGCCGTTCCAGAACACGCTGGACCAGCGCTTGGCCGATTCCATCCCGGACTGGGTCTGTCCGGGCTACAACCACAACGAAGACCCCGCTCTGATCGCCCAGGACTGGGCAACCATCCGGAACACGATGTGGAATTATGTCGGTATCACCCGCACCACGCCGCGGCTCAAACGCGCTTTTGAGGACCTGCGGGCCCTGAACAAACGGATTCATGATTTTTACCGCGAAACACCGATCAGCAAACCATTGATCGATCTTTTCCACGGCTGTCAGGCCGCCTACGTGGTCACCAACGCGGCGCTACGGAACAAACAGTCGATCGGGTGTCATTACCGGCAGGAATAA
- a CDS encoding class IV adenylate cyclase produces MALESERKYGVDDLRAVRRLLETKEQAILLGEYFESNRIFDWPDRALLQQRKLLRLRQGGRTVLCLKSPPAGEHPEDLKVWQENQTEVGSVHETAAVLGQLGLRVVLEYEKIRSKWRWGACEVCLDRVPFGRFVEIEGDEPELTQVAAALELDPRRATTATYHELNPAAGTKDSPERYVSFVFSEPERSALRQSCQNGNVESCL; encoded by the coding sequence ATGGCCCTTGAATCGGAACGCAAATATGGTGTGGACGATCTGCGCGCTGTGCGACGGCTCCTTGAAACGAAGGAGCAAGCGATACTGCTTGGCGAGTATTTTGAGTCGAACCGGATCTTTGACTGGCCAGACAGAGCGTTATTGCAGCAGCGCAAATTACTGCGACTGCGACAGGGGGGACGCACTGTCCTGTGCCTCAAAAGCCCCCCGGCAGGAGAGCATCCTGAGGATCTCAAGGTATGGCAGGAAAATCAGACAGAAGTGGGATCCGTGCACGAGACGGCGGCCGTATTGGGGCAATTGGGTTTGCGCGTCGTGCTCGAATATGAGAAAATCCGTTCAAAATGGAGATGGGGCGCCTGCGAGGTCTGCCTGGACCGGGTTCCTTTCGGGCGGTTCGTGGAAATCGAAGGAGACGAGCCTGAATTGACGCAGGTGGCTGCGGCCTTGGAACTTGACCCTCGGCGGGCAACCACAGCCACGTACCACGAACTCAATCCAGCCGCTGGCACGAAAGACAGCCCCGAGAGATATGTCTCTTTTGTCTTTTCGGAACCGGAGCGTTCGGCTTTGAGACAGTCTTGCCAAAACGGCAATGTGGAGTCCTGTTTATGA
- a CDS encoding DUF445 domain-containing protein translates to MEYLPYLAAPIVCAFIGWLTNYIAVKMLFYPKQPVFIFGWRFQGVFPKRQQALAENIGEMVQNELISHEDITAIMQDPALHAKFRETIAVYVDMFLQEKLTGLNPMIGMVLNGQMLEKVKTLLINEIDGLIPEVIDSAAEELEHRLDFKELVRSKVESFSMDKLEDILMRIMRNEFQFIELVGAVLGFVIGTFQAGLFYFL, encoded by the coding sequence ATGGAGTATTTACCCTATCTTGCCGCACCGATTGTTTGCGCCTTTATCGGGTGGTTGACCAACTATATCGCGGTGAAAATGCTGTTTTACCCCAAACAGCCTGTTTTCATTTTTGGGTGGAGGTTTCAGGGAGTCTTTCCCAAACGGCAGCAAGCGCTGGCCGAAAACATCGGCGAGATGGTGCAAAATGAACTCATCAGCCACGAGGATATCACTGCAATTATGCAGGACCCGGCGCTGCATGCCAAATTTCGGGAGACAATCGCCGTGTATGTGGACATGTTTCTCCAGGAGAAACTGACCGGCCTCAATCCTATGATCGGGATGGTGCTCAACGGGCAGATGCTGGAGAAGGTCAAGACCTTGCTTATTAATGAAATAGACGGACTTATTCCCGAGGTGATCGACAGTGCCGCCGAAGAACTTGAACACCGACTCGACTTTAAGGAACTTGTGCGCAGCAAGGTCGAGTCCTTTTCCATGGATAAACTGGAAGACATCCTGATGCGTATCATGCGCAACGAATTTCAGTTCATCGAGTTGGTTGGGGCTGTGTTGGGATTTGTGATCGGGACCTTCCAGGCCGGGCTGTTTTATTTTTTGTAG
- the clpS gene encoding ATP-dependent Clp protease adapter ClpS, with amino-acid sequence MSMENDPRIVPEKGEETAVKEPSRYKVLLHNDDYTTMEFVVQVLMDIFNKSEAEATQIMLNVHKNGVGVCGIYTAEVAETKVAMVSQMARKHGYPLKCTMEEV; translated from the coding sequence ATGAGTATGGAGAACGATCCTCGTATCGTACCGGAAAAAGGTGAAGAAACAGCCGTTAAAGAGCCTTCTCGATATAAGGTCCTTCTGCACAACGACGATTATACAACAATGGAATTCGTAGTCCAGGTGCTTATGGACATTTTCAATAAATCTGAAGCGGAAGCGACTCAGATAATGCTCAATGTACACAAAAACGGTGTTGGTGTTTGTGGAATTTATACAGCCGAAGTTGCAGAGACTAAAGTAGCCATGGTCAGCCAGATGGCACGTAAGCACGGCTATCCTCTGAAGTGTACAATGGAAGAGGTGTAA
- the hisD gene encoding histidinol dehydrogenase, protein MTCRSLTYSSAQDWAAIRAWLAPRTEPDTSVEGPVREILQEVQQHGDATLVKYTQRFDCPDFQAHMLAVPQEQIEAAVQEIPAEDKRIIEEAAANIRDYHAKQQENSWFTPQSGGTILGQIVRPVDRAGLYVPGGQGGDTPLLSSLLMNAIPAQVAGVGDISLVTPPRVDGTVNPYILCTAGILGLDRVFAVGSAWAVAALAFGTETLPCVDVIAGPGNIFVATAKRLLQGQIGIDMVAGPSEIAIVADASASAERLAADMLSQAEHDPLASSILITDSQDLLQTTQQELERQLAELPRNTIARQSLSDWGACIRVPDTATGLELANRLAPEHLELCLESPWQWIDQVHHAGAVFLGHSTPEPVGDYFAGPNHVLPTIGTARFSSALSVQNFTKKTSLIATSDAYIQEHGAKIARMARLEGLEAHARSVETRYRCL, encoded by the coding sequence ATGACTTGTCGAAGCCTGACCTACTCTTCTGCCCAGGACTGGGCCGCCATTCGTGCATGGCTCGCTCCGCGGACTGAACCCGACACCTCGGTGGAGGGCCCGGTGCGCGAGATACTCCAAGAAGTGCAACAGCACGGCGATGCCACTTTGGTCAAATACACCCAGCGTTTCGATTGCCCGGATTTCCAAGCCCATATGCTGGCGGTGCCCCAGGAACAGATCGAGGCTGCTGTACAGGAAATTCCCGCCGAGGACAAACGGATTATTGAGGAGGCCGCGGCCAACATCAGGGATTATCACGCCAAACAGCAGGAAAACTCCTGGTTCACCCCCCAAAGCGGCGGCACGATACTGGGCCAGATCGTTCGCCCTGTGGACCGGGCTGGGCTCTACGTTCCAGGCGGACAGGGAGGCGATACCCCGCTCTTGTCCAGTCTGCTCATGAACGCCATTCCCGCCCAGGTGGCCGGGGTTGGGGACATCTCCCTGGTGACCCCTCCAAGGGTGGATGGGACCGTCAATCCCTATATCCTGTGTACAGCGGGCATTCTCGGCTTAGACCGTGTTTTCGCCGTTGGCAGTGCCTGGGCCGTCGCCGCCTTGGCCTTCGGCACCGAAACCCTTCCCTGCGTCGACGTCATTGCCGGACCGGGAAACATCTTTGTGGCCACAGCCAAACGGCTGTTGCAGGGCCAGATCGGCATCGACATGGTCGCCGGTCCCAGTGAAATCGCCATCGTAGCGGACGCAAGCGCTTCAGCCGAACGGCTGGCCGCGGACATGCTCTCCCAGGCCGAACACGACCCCCTGGCGTCGAGTATTCTGATAACCGACTCGCAGGACCTGCTGCAAACCACCCAACAGGAATTGGAACGCCAGCTCGCCGAATTGCCCCGCAATACCATCGCCCGGCAGTCGCTCTCGGACTGGGGGGCCTGCATTCGTGTTCCGGACACGGCCACCGGACTGGAACTCGCCAATCGTCTTGCCCCGGAGCACCTTGAACTCTGCCTGGAATCACCCTGGCAGTGGATCGATCAAGTCCACCATGCCGGAGCGGTTTTCCTCGGTCACAGCACCCCGGAACCTGTTGGCGATTATTTCGCCGGACCGAACCACGTCCTGCCGACCATTGGCACGGCCCGATTCAGTTCCGCCCTTTCGGTCCAGAATTTCACCAAGAAGACAAGCCTCATCGCCACTTCGGACGCCTATATCCAGGAGCATGGGGCCAAGATCGCTCGAATGGCCCGCCTCGAAGGGCTTGAGGCCCACGCCAGAAGCGTCGAGACCCGGTATCGGTGTTTGTGA